A window of Aliarcobacter trophiarum LMG 25534 contains these coding sequences:
- a CDS encoding cryptochrome/photolyase family protein, translating into MRQILWFRRDLRVEDSAILSNAKDEVLPIFIFDRNILDKLPKDDKRVTFIYQNVLKLKENLQNLGLNLLVFYGEPKEIFIKLKKYGFDEILTSIDFDSFSKKRDDEISKIIPLKRYIDSFILTPSDILKVDKTPYKVFTAFYNSLEYIHNSTKIEEFKSNLKLKKVDFDYSFIPTLENLGFIKQKLPEFLNQSPDELIEKFSNKIQNYQENRDYFYLDAGSNLSVHLRFGLISPRSLFNKIKSLDASKKEIDFYIKELFWREFYNYILYHFPNSEFENLNGIKVNWNENEDDFIKWCNGNTGVPIVDAAMKNLNKTGLMHNRLRMVVSSYLTKNLLIDWRKGEKYFALKLLDYEASSNIGSWQWAASTGVDAVPYFRVFNPYLQSKKFDKEAIFIKSILKELENISPKVIYTENGVQEDIFLNYPRQMVGISYSRNRAILEFKKANNDRKNYK; encoded by the coding sequence AAGAGATTTAAGAGTTGAAGATAGTGCTATTTTATCAAATGCAAAAGATGAAGTTCTTCCTATATTTATTTTTGACAGAAATATTTTAGATAAACTTCCAAAAGATGATAAACGAGTAACTTTTATATATCAAAATGTTTTGAAACTAAAAGAAAATTTACAAAACCTTGGACTTAATTTATTAGTATTTTATGGAGAGCCAAAAGAGATTTTTATAAAACTCAAAAAATATGGTTTTGATGAGATTTTAACTTCAATAGATTTTGATAGTTTTTCAAAAAAAAGAGATGATGAAATATCAAAAATTATTCCTTTAAAAAGATACATTGATTCTTTTATATTAACTCCAAGTGATATTTTAAAAGTAGATAAAACACCTTATAAAGTCTTTACCGCTTTTTATAACTCTTTAGAATATATACATAACTCTACTAAGATTGAAGAGTTTAAAAGCAATTTGAAATTAAAAAAAGTAGATTTTGATTATAGTTTTATACCAACTTTGGAGAATTTAGGATTTATCAAGCAAAAATTACCAGAATTTTTAAATCAAAGCCCTGATGAATTAATAGAAAAGTTTTCAAATAAGATTCAAAATTATCAAGAGAATAGGGACTATTTTTATTTAGATGCGGGCTCAAATTTAAGTGTACATTTAAGATTTGGGCTTATTTCTCCTAGGAGTTTGTTTAATAAAATAAAAAGTCTAGATGCTTCAAAAAAAGAGATAGACTTTTATATTAAAGAGCTATTTTGGAGGGAGTTTTATAACTATATTTTATATCATTTCCCAAACTCTGAATTTGAAAATTTAAATGGAATAAAAGTAAATTGGAATGAAAATGAAGATGACTTTATAAAATGGTGCAACGGAAACACAGGAGTTCCTATAGTAGATGCAGCTATGAAAAACTTAAATAAAACAGGACTTATGCACAATCGATTAAGAATGGTTGTATCTTCATATCTTACAAAAAATTTGCTTATTGATTGGAGAAAAGGAGAAAAATATTTTGCTTTGAAACTTCTTGATTATGAGGCTAGTTCAAATATTGGTTCATGGCAATGGGCAGCTAGTACAGGAGTTGATGCAGTACCATATTTTAGAGTTTTTAATCCATATTTACAATCAAAGAAATTTGACAAAGAGGCAATTTTCATAAAATCCATTTTAAAAGAGTTAGAAAATATTTCACCAAAAGTAATATATACAGAAAATGGTGTACAAGAAGATATTTTTTTAAATTATCCTAGACAAATGGTTGGTATTTCATACTCAAGAAATAGGGCTATTTTGGAGTTTAAAAAAGCAAATAATGATAGAAAAAATTATAAATAG
- a CDS encoding ABC transporter permease, whose amino-acid sequence MNKNLINFIVKKYLKFDKKNPFISISAILAFIGVAIGVMVLILSMAIMNGTAKEFEKKLFTMNYPLTIYSKSTNSVTEDLLLELESNFKDLKFSPFISTQAIVQNANNMSGGMIFGVVPEKEAQINPIFKEAYSDFEFNKFDIITGIGISDKLLLTKDSKLTLYFTELNPAGFSLMPKMKRFDYLSSFSSGLSAYDKAYMYTTIEALQTLLQKDVGVYDGIHVHSDDAFVDIEKLRTFLEDKRVGVVGWWQQNGNFFAAMKMEKTALFIVLMLIILVASLNIISSLLMTVMSRRKEIALLLSMGASSKEIKSIFLRVGMAIGFGGIILGIMLGFIGYFLLDTFDIVTLPADVYGSAKLPLDLAISDFISIIIGSIIIVLFSSYYPASRATKIDVIDVLRNE is encoded by the coding sequence TTGAATAAAAATTTAATAAACTTTATAGTAAAAAAATATCTAAAGTTTGACAAAAAGAACCCATTTATCTCAATTAGTGCTATTTTAGCATTTATTGGGGTTGCAATTGGCGTTATGGTTCTTATATTGTCAATGGCTATTATGAATGGAACTGCAAAAGAGTTTGAAAAAAAACTTTTTACAATGAACTATCCATTAACTATCTACTCAAAAAGTACAAATAGTGTAACTGAAGATTTACTTTTAGAGTTGGAATCAAATTTTAAAGATCTTAAATTTTCACCATTTATATCAACTCAAGCAATAGTTCAAAATGCAAACAACATGAGTGGTGGTATGATTTTTGGGGTAGTTCCTGAAAAAGAAGCTCAAATAAACCCTATTTTTAAAGAGGCTTATAGTGATTTTGAATTTAATAAATTTGATATTATTACAGGTATTGGAATAAGTGATAAATTACTTCTTACAAAAGATAGTAAACTAACTTTATACTTTACAGAGTTAAATCCAGCTGGATTTTCACTAATGCCTAAAATGAAAAGATTTGACTATCTATCTTCTTTTAGTTCAGGATTGAGTGCATATGATAAAGCCTATATGTATACAACAATAGAAGCGTTACAAACTCTACTTCAAAAAGATGTTGGTGTTTATGATGGAATTCATGTTCATTCTGATGATGCATTTGTTGATATTGAGAAATTAAGAACTTTTTTAGAAGATAAAAGAGTTGGAGTTGTTGGCTGGTGGCAACAAAATGGAAACTTTTTTGCTGCTATGAAGATGGAAAAAACAGCTCTTTTTATAGTTTTAATGCTTATAATTTTAGTAGCTTCATTAAATATAATCTCTTCACTTCTTATGACTGTTATGAGTAGAAGAAAGGAAATTGCCCTACTTTTATCAATGGGAGCTAGTAGTAAAGAGATAAAATCTATATTTTTAAGAGTTGGTATGGCTATTGGCTTTGGTGGAATTATTTTAGGAATAATGCTTGGATTTATTGGTTATTTTCTACTTGATACTTTTGATATTGTAACTCTTCCAGCAGATGTTTATGGAAGTGCAAAACTACCTTTAGATTTAGCGATTAGTGATTTCATATCTATTATTATTGGTTCTATTATTATAGTTCTATTTTCATCTTACTATCCAGCAAGTCGTGCTACAAAGATAGATGTAATAGATGTTTTAAGAAATGAGTAA
- the secA gene encoding preprotein translocase subunit SecA produces the protein MLNVFSKVFGTKNDRVVKKYKAVANEITNLEEIYSKLSDDELKAKFDELKKAVQNSEKSLDSVLKDSFAITREASIRSLGLRPYDVQLVGAMVLHKGDIAEMKTGEGKTLVGAIAVCLNALSGKGVHVVTVNDYLASRDANELKPLYEFLGFSVGALSDAIKEDEYRRIQYSCDITYGTNSSYGFDFLRDNMVYDLKDKVQRGHHFVIVDEVDSILIDEARTPLIISGPTNHKNSNYVKANEIALKLERGELIEPKNPAEKPTTTGDFIVDEKNRSVTLTEDGHIKAEKLFEVDNLYSIENAMLSHSLDQALKANYIFQKDVDYVVKDDQIIIVDEFTGRLSEGRRFSEGLHQALEAKEKVAIQDESQTLADTTYQNYFRMYEKLSGMTGTAQTEATEFAQIYNLDVVSIPTNIPIKRVDKSDLIYKSEREKFNAVCEKIKYYHEKGQPVLVGTASIEKSELLHKTLSEKKIPHTVLNAKQHEKEGKIIADAGQKGAVTIATNMAGRGVDIKLTPEILSLGGLAIIGTERHESRRIDNQLRGRSGRQGDVGESQFYLSLEDNLLRIFGSDKIKSIMERLGIKEGEYIESKMVTRAVENSQKKVEAMHFESRKHLLEYDDVANEQRKVIYAFRNDLLKEDYDISSKIDENRIDYVQNLLAEVNIFQTMSEDEFDYESLIAKLKEDLHFIVKVEDIKSEDYEALENRLTTILKDVYLQKMSSVDEKQKSEIERVLYLQILDNAYREHLYSMDTLKTGIGLRGYNQKDPLVEYKKESYNMFIELVSNIKLEIIKILFTIQLQSKEDRQKEQEALDRMIASMEKANEHTTTNLAQESVRNSDKKIARNETCPCGSGLKYKNCCGKSGPKRGLVAGN, from the coding sequence ATGTTAAATGTTTTTTCAAAAGTTTTTGGTACAAAAAATGATAGAGTTGTAAAAAAATATAAAGCAGTAGCAAACGAAATAACAAATTTGGAAGAGATATATTCAAAATTAAGTGATGACGAACTTAAAGCCAAATTTGATGAGCTAAAAAAAGCAGTACAAAACAGTGAAAAATCATTAGATAGTGTTTTAAAAGATAGCTTTGCAATAACAAGAGAGGCTAGTATTAGAAGTTTGGGATTAAGACCTTATGATGTACAACTAGTTGGTGCTATGGTTTTACATAAAGGTGATATTGCAGAGATGAAAACAGGAGAAGGAAAAACTCTTGTTGGTGCAATTGCTGTTTGTCTAAATGCACTTAGTGGGAAAGGGGTTCATGTTGTAACTGTAAATGATTATCTAGCATCAAGAGATGCAAATGAACTAAAACCTCTATATGAATTTTTAGGATTTAGTGTTGGAGCTTTAAGCGATGCTATAAAAGAGGATGAATATAGAAGAATTCAATATAGTTGCGATATTACTTATGGAACAAATAGCTCTTATGGATTTGATTTTTTAAGAGATAATATGGTTTATGACTTAAAAGATAAAGTTCAAAGAGGTCATCACTTTGTAATTGTAGATGAAGTGGACTCAATTTTAATAGATGAAGCTAGAACTCCTCTAATTATTAGTGGTCCAACAAACCATAAAAACTCAAACTATGTAAAAGCAAATGAGATTGCTCTAAAGCTTGAAAGAGGAGAGCTAATTGAGCCAAAAAATCCAGCTGAAAAACCAACAACAACTGGAGATTTTATAGTTGATGAGAAAAATAGATCTGTAACTTTAACAGAGGATGGACATATAAAAGCTGAGAAACTTTTTGAAGTAGATAATCTTTATTCTATTGAAAATGCAATGCTTTCTCACTCTTTAGATCAGGCTTTAAAAGCAAACTATATTTTCCAAAAAGATGTTGATTATGTTGTAAAAGATGATCAGATTATAATTGTAGATGAGTTTACAGGAAGATTAAGTGAAGGAAGAAGGTTTAGTGAAGGACTTCACCAAGCTCTTGAAGCAAAAGAGAAAGTTGCAATTCAAGATGAGAGCCAGACTTTAGCAGATACAACTTATCAAAACTACTTTAGAATGTATGAAAAACTTTCTGGAATGACAGGAACAGCACAAACAGAAGCAACAGAGTTTGCACAAATTTATAATCTTGATGTTGTATCAATACCAACAAATATCCCTATAAAAAGAGTAGATAAAAGTGATTTAATCTACAAAAGTGAAAGAGAAAAATTTAATGCAGTTTGTGAAAAAATCAAATATTATCATGAAAAAGGACAACCTGTACTTGTAGGAACAGCAAGTATTGAAAAAAGTGAACTTTTACATAAAACATTAAGTGAAAAGAAAATTCCACACACAGTTTTGAATGCAAAACAACATGAGAAAGAGGGAAAAATTATTGCAGATGCTGGACAAAAAGGTGCTGTGACAATTGCTACAAATATGGCTGGACGGGGAGTTGATATTAAACTTACACCTGAAATATTATCTCTTGGAGGATTAGCAATAATTGGAACGGAGAGACACGAAAGTAGAAGAATAGATAACCAGCTTCGAGGAAGAAGTGGAAGACAAGGTGATGTTGGGGAGTCTCAATTTTACCTAAGTTTAGAAGATAATCTTTTAAGAATATTTGGAAGTGATAAAATAAAATCTATTATGGAGCGACTAGGTATTAAAGAAGGAGAGTATATTGAGTCAAAAATGGTAACAAGAGCCGTTGAAAACTCTCAAAAAAAAGTTGAAGCAATGCACTTTGAAAGCAGAAAACATCTTTTAGAGTATGATGATGTTGCAAATGAGCAAAGAAAGGTAATCTATGCTTTTAGAAATGATCTATTAAAAGAAGATTATGATATATCTTCTAAGATAGATGAGAATAGAATTGATTATGTACAAAACCTTTTAGCTGAAGTAAATATTTTCCAAACTATGAGTGAAGATGAGTTCGACTATGAATCACTAATTGCAAAATTAAAAGAGGATTTACATTTTATTGTAAAAGTTGAAGATATAAAAAGTGAAGATTATGAAGCTTTAGAAAATAGATTAACAACTATCTTAAAAGATGTTTATCTTCAAAAAATGAGTTCTGTAGATGAGAAACAAAAAAGCGAGATAGAGAGAGTTTTATATCTTCAAATCCTTGACAATGCCTATAGAGAACATCTATATTCTATGGATACTTTAAAAACTGGAATTGGGCTTAGAGGATATAACCAAAAAGATCCACTAGTTGAGTATAAAAAAGAGTCTTATAATATGTTTATTGAGTTAGTTTCTAATATAAAGCTAGAGATTATTAAAATTTTATTTACAATTCAACTACAAAGCAAAGAAGATAGACAAAAAGAGCAAGAGGCACTTGATAGAATGATAGCTTCTATGGAAAAAGCAAATGAGCATACAACTACAAATCTAGCTCAAGAAAGTGTAAGGAACAGTGATAAGAAGATAGCTAGAAATGAGACTTGTCCTTGTGGAAGTGGTCTAAAATATAAAAACTGTTGTGGGAAAAGTGGACCAAAAAGAGGCTTAGTAGCAGGAAATTAA
- the lolA gene encoding LolA-like outer membrane lipoprotein chaperone, translating into MFYKLIFTPLLFLNFSFASSDIKNLKTFQSKFTQTITSDSNNKINYIGEVFIKNSGKILWKYQTPVVKNVYIDNNVAIVDEPELEQAIFTKLENEINILKLLKEAKKLDSENYLSIIDGIKYQISTKESKIKKISYKDSLDNSVEIIFSNSVQDEPIDDNIFLFVAPNNYDLIKK; encoded by the coding sequence ATGTTTTATAAGCTTATATTTACTCCTCTTCTTTTTTTAAATTTTAGTTTTGCTTCAAGTGATATTAAAAATCTAAAAACTTTTCAGTCAAAATTTACTCAAACTATAACTTCGGACTCAAACAATAAAATTAATTATATAGGTGAGGTTTTTATTAAAAATAGTGGAAAAATCTTATGGAAATACCAAACTCCAGTTGTAAAAAATGTATATATTGATAATAATGTGGCGATAGTAGATGAACCAGAATTAGAACAAGCAATTTTTACAAAGCTTGAAAATGAGATAAATATTTTAAAACTTTTAAAAGAGGCAAAAAAGCTTGATAGTGAAAACTATCTCTCAATAATTGATGGAATAAAATATCAGATATCTACAAAAGAGAGTAAAATCAAAAAAATATCTTATAAAGACTCTCTTGATAATAGTGTTGAAATAATTTTCTCAAATTCTGTTCAAGATGAGCCAATTGATGATAATATTTTTCTATTTGTAGCTCCTAATAATTACGATTTAATAAAAAAATAG
- a CDS encoding M20/M25/M40 family metallo-hydrolase gives MSTIIDIFKEITKLQRCSGNHNEFIKYMQDLSKNLGYICLIDSANNILCKKENGKAKIVFQSHYDIVCLNENCIPQIIEDDETLKALNSTLGADNGIGCSYMIALMYQNFDGEFLFTSDEEIGLIGANSLTLSIESKYMLNLDSEEEAEICIGCAGGVDIKALFNDKKIVENRDNLDLYEISIENLAGGHSGVDIDKDIPNAIKLLIKSIKECDGKILDINGGERINSIPANAKAIIASNKEPKKSNENMKIEKINTKSDHFVVYNNKLRDFLYSFENGVREINKEIEVVQSSINLALIKTSIDDISIEFSARAMDNKDLKELKEKTKKELENISCKVETYGKYPAWSVDINSFTNKVLEIYKNYNKNAKLKAIHAGLECAIFKDKFPDLKIASIGPTIKYPHSKNEFVYKKSIENVFEVVKNIANSI, from the coding sequence ATGTCAACAATTATAGATATCTTTAAAGAGATAACAAAACTTCAAAGATGCTCTGGAAATCATAATGAGTTTATAAAATATATGCAAGATTTATCAAAAAACCTAGGATATATCTGTTTAATTGATAGTGCAAATAATATTTTATGCAAAAAAGAAAATGGCAAAGCAAAAATAGTTTTCCAATCTCACTATGACATTGTTTGTTTAAATGAAAATTGTATTCCACAAATTATTGAGGATGATGAAACATTAAAAGCTTTAAACTCAACTTTGGGTGCTGATAATGGAATTGGTTGTTCATATATGATAGCTTTGATGTATCAAAATTTTGATGGAGAGTTTTTGTTTACAAGTGATGAAGAGATAGGACTTATTGGTGCAAATAGTTTAACTCTTTCTATAGAATCAAAATATATGCTAAATCTTGACAGTGAAGAAGAGGCAGAGATATGTATTGGTTGTGCTGGTGGAGTCGATATAAAAGCCTTATTTAATGATAAAAAAATAGTGGAAAATAGAGATAACTTAGATTTATATGAAATATCTATAGAAAATTTAGCTGGTGGTCACAGTGGAGTTGATATTGATAAAGATATTCCAAATGCTATTAAACTTTTAATAAAATCTATAAAAGAGTGTGATGGGAAAATTCTTGATATCAATGGTGGAGAGAGAATAAACTCAATTCCTGCAAATGCAAAGGCAATAATTGCTTCAAATAAAGAACCCAAAAAATCAAATGAAAATATGAAAATTGAGAAAATCAATACAAAAAGTGACCATTTTGTTGTTTACAACAATAAATTAAGAGACTTTTTATACTCTTTCGAGAATGGAGTAAGAGAGATAAATAAAGAGATAGAAGTAGTTCAAAGCTCTATAAATTTGGCTTTAATAAAAACAAGCATAGATGATATTTCTATTGAGTTTAGTGCAAGAGCAATGGATAATAAAGATTTAAAAGAGCTAAAAGAGAAGACAAAAAAAGAGCTAGAAAATATCTCTTGTAAAGTTGAAACTTATGGTAAATATCCTGCTTGGAGTGTAGATATAAATAGTTTTACAAATAAAGTTTTAGAGATTTATAAAAACTATAATAAAAATGCAAAACTAAAAGCTATCCATGCTGGTTTAGAGTGTGCAATTTTTAAAGATAAGTTTCCAGATTTAAAAATTGCTTCAATTGGACCAACAATCAAATATCCTCACTCTAAAAATGAGTTTGTATATAAGAAATCTATTGAAAATGTTTTTGAAGTAGTTAAAAATATTGCAAATAGTATATAA
- the ccsA gene encoding cytochrome c biogenesis protein CcsA: protein MKLFNFLFSFKATLLLLAVLAIGAGVATFIENDFGTSSARVLVYNNIWYEVALVLTTINLIGIIYKFKMWKNLPRFLFHFSFVVILLGAIITRYVGYEGIMQIPQGTTTNEMISLEPYLQVTVKDGENIIVHKEWQKEFTSLLPELNNFSYKVDFDNNNLTIDYKRFQFEKKEQAKMGLLTIDVTLNGKKETLRLPGLSGQIGVPREIQFDKYVVVLEYGSKFINLPFAIRLNEFQLERYPGSMAPSSYASEVTVIKDNKTYDYRIFMNRTLNEGNFLFFQSSYFPDETGTVLSVNNDPGKWPTYLGYFLLTLGLFLNFFDKKSRFRKLTKYVANKNLAMFILALTLISTSNLNANENNNTEIQVVDDINSRVDYLNKLKDESKLTADKFGHLSVQGNGGRMKPLATLNREIVQKLSGRATFLGMDADQIVLGMVTRPDIWKDVKIIKINTPKLKKFLGVPENEKYISFSEAFGEKNDYLLTKESEKALLTKPIERGTYEKDIIKVDEKLNIIYSVFNGALLNIFPRVYDENSINDNQKWYSPLEAMQEFTGQNQAAINSVVRGFFNSIIENDWDSANNYLDMIALYQEKVGSDIKPTNSKISAEILFNKLDIFFNLTLAYVLLGFVMVVLAFIIIFKPTFKPEKTTKIIFTILAILFATQTFGMGYRWYLSGHAPWSDIYETLIYISWSAVFAGVVFFRNSLLALGAATIIAGIFMFTAHLTDVDPQITNLVPVLKSYWLTIHVSILTASYGFFGLSAILGFLTLIMFIFRKNRDHLDDIIKQISAINEISLIIGLAFITIGNFLGGVWANESWGRYWGWDPKETWAYVSIVVYAIVVHLRFVKVLNTPYVLATASLLAFSSIMMTYLGVNFYLSGMHSYATGDPVPIPTWAYLTVATAFIAIFLAYKNRDLKNIE from the coding sequence TTGAAGCTTTTTAACTTTCTATTCTCTTTTAAAGCAACACTGCTGTTATTGGCAGTTTTAGCTATTGGTGCTGGAGTTGCTACTTTTATTGAAAATGATTTTGGAACTTCAAGTGCCAGAGTTTTAGTTTATAACAACATTTGGTATGAAGTAGCTTTAGTCTTAACTACAATAAATTTAATAGGTATAATCTATAAGTTTAAGATGTGGAAAAATCTTCCTAGGTTTTTATTTCACTTCTCTTTTGTTGTTATACTTTTAGGAGCTATAATTACTAGATATGTTGGCTATGAAGGTATTATGCAAATACCACAAGGAACAACAACAAATGAGATGATTTCATTAGAACCATACTTACAAGTTACAGTTAAAGATGGTGAAAATATAATTGTCCATAAAGAGTGGCAAAAAGAGTTCACCTCTTTACTTCCTGAGTTAAATAATTTTTCATATAAAGTTGATTTTGACAACAATAATTTAACTATAGATTATAAAAGATTTCAATTTGAAAAAAAAGAACAAGCAAAAATGGGACTCCTTACTATTGATGTAACTTTAAATGGTAAAAAAGAGACTCTAAGATTACCTGGTCTAAGCGGTCAAATAGGAGTTCCAAGAGAGATTCAATTTGATAAATATGTTGTTGTTTTAGAGTATGGGTCAAAATTTATAAATCTTCCTTTTGCAATTAGATTAAATGAGTTTCAACTAGAAAGATACCCTGGAAGCATGGCACCATCATCGTATGCTAGTGAAGTTACAGTTATAAAAGATAACAAAACTTATGACTATAGGATTTTTATGAACAGAACTTTAAATGAAGGTAACTTTCTATTCTTTCAAAGCTCATATTTCCCAGATGAGACAGGAACTGTATTATCTGTAAACAATGACCCTGGTAAATGGCCAACATATTTAGGATATTTTTTATTAACTCTTGGACTATTTTTAAACTTCTTTGATAAAAAATCAAGATTTAGAAAACTTACAAAATATGTTGCAAATAAAAATTTAGCTATGTTTATTCTAGCTTTAACTCTTATTTCTACATCAAATTTAAATGCAAATGAAAATAACAATACGGAAATACAAGTAGTTGATGATATTAATAGTAGAGTTGATTATTTAAACAAATTAAAAGATGAATCAAAATTAACTGCTGATAAATTTGGACATTTAAGTGTACAAGGAAATGGTGGAAGAATGAAACCACTTGCAACTTTAAATAGAGAAATAGTTCAAAAATTAAGCGGAAGAGCTACATTCTTAGGTATGGATGCAGACCAAATTGTTTTAGGGATGGTTACAAGACCTGATATTTGGAAAGATGTAAAAATAATCAAAATAAATACTCCAAAATTAAAGAAATTTTTAGGAGTACCTGAGAATGAAAAATATATATCTTTTTCAGAAGCATTTGGTGAAAAAAATGATTACTTACTCACAAAAGAGTCTGAAAAAGCTCTTCTTACAAAGCCTATTGAAAGAGGAACTTATGAAAAAGACATTATAAAAGTTGATGAAAAACTAAATATTATATATAGTGTATTTAATGGTGCTTTACTTAATATTTTTCCAAGAGTTTATGATGAAAATAGTATAAATGATAACCAAAAATGGTACTCTCCTCTTGAAGCTATGCAAGAGTTTACAGGACAAAATCAAGCTGCAATTAACTCTGTTGTAAGAGGATTTTTTAACTCAATTATAGAAAATGATTGGGATAGTGCAAACAACTATCTTGATATGATAGCTTTATATCAAGAAAAAGTAGGAAGCGATATAAAACCAACAAATTCAAAAATTAGTGCTGAAATTCTATTTAATAAACTGGATATTTTCTTTAATCTTACACTAGCTTATGTTCTTTTAGGTTTTGTTATGGTTGTTTTAGCCTTTATTATTATATTTAAACCCACTTTTAAACCTGAAAAAACTACAAAAATAATTTTTACTATTTTAGCTATTTTATTTGCTACACAAACTTTTGGTATGGGTTATAGATGGTATCTTTCAGGTCATGCCCCATGGAGTGATATTTATGAAACTTTGATTTATATCTCATGGTCAGCAGTTTTTGCAGGAGTTGTTTTCTTTAGAAACTCTCTTTTAGCTTTAGGAGCTGCTACTATTATTGCTGGAATTTTTATGTTTACAGCTCACTTAACAGATGTTGATCCACAAATTACAAATTTAGTTCCTGTTCTAAAATCGTACTGGCTAACTATCCATGTATCTATTCTTACAGCATCTTATGGATTCTTTGGGCTTAGTGCAATATTAGGATTTTTAACTCTTATTATGTTTATTTTTAGAAAAAATAGAGACCATTTAGATGATATTATTAAACAAATTAGTGCTATAAATGAAATATCTTTAATTATTGGTCTAGCATTCATTACAATTGGAAATTTTTTAGGTGGTGTTTGGGCAAATGAGTCTTGGGGAAGATATTGGGGATGGGATCCAAAAGAGACTTGGGCTTATGTTTCAATAGTTGTTTATGCAATTGTTGTACATTTAAGATTTGTAAAAGTTCTAAATACTCCTTATGTTTTAGCGACTGCTTCTCTTCTTGCCTTTAGTTCGATTATGATGACTTATTTAGGAGTAAACTTCTATCTGTCTGGAATGCACTCATACGCTACAGGTGATCCTGTACCTATTCCAACTTGGGCTTATTTGACAGTTGCAACTGCATTTATAGCTATTTTCTTAGCTTATAAAAATAGAGATTTAAAAAATATAGAGTAA